One window from the genome of Acuticoccus sp. I52.16.1 encodes:
- a CDS encoding Crp/Fnr family transcriptional regulator — MVAKLGRFAALAESDKTMLAALEKDEREYRKDEVIVQCGETVKELFVVKSGWLASYSLLDDGRRQLLRLFYPGDIVDLSEIALLRCRHDIKCLTAAVLCPFPKSGLEPLFTHSPRLTALLFSMTVRENSTLLDRIRAIGRFSAYERVCYLLLEMALRLHAIDGLQADGAFRLPLTQSDIADLLGLTNVYVSKTMSRIEADGLIARDGNRVKILKPQAMAELCNFNGDPTIDSSWFPVH, encoded by the coding sequence TTGGTCGCGAAGCTAGGCCGGTTCGCCGCCCTGGCCGAGTCCGACAAGACAATGCTCGCCGCATTGGAAAAAGACGAACGCGAGTATCGCAAGGACGAGGTCATCGTTCAGTGCGGCGAAACGGTCAAGGAACTCTTCGTCGTCAAGTCGGGGTGGCTGGCGTCTTATTCGTTGTTGGACGACGGCCGCCGCCAGCTTCTGCGCTTGTTTTATCCAGGCGATATCGTCGACCTGTCGGAGATCGCGCTGTTGCGCTGCCGGCACGATATCAAGTGCCTGACGGCGGCGGTGCTTTGCCCATTTCCAAAATCCGGCCTGGAGCCGTTGTTCACACATTCCCCGCGGCTGACGGCGCTCCTGTTCTCGATGACGGTGCGCGAGAACTCGACGTTGCTCGACCGCATCCGTGCCATCGGCCGGTTCAGCGCCTATGAGCGGGTGTGCTACCTCCTCCTGGAGATGGCGCTGCGGCTCCACGCGATCGACGGTCTGCAGGCGGACGGCGCCTTCCGCCTGCCGCTGACGCAGAGCGACATCGCCGACCTCCTGGGCCTTACCAACGTCTACGTGTCGAAGACGATGTCACGCATCGAGGCGGACGGGCTGATCGCGCGTGACGGCAATCGGGTGAAGATCCTGAAACCGCAGGCGATGGCGGAGCTGTGCAACTTCAACGGCGACCCGACGATCGATTCGAGCTGGTTCCCGGTCCACTGA
- a CDS encoding NUDIX domain-containing protein produces the protein MTPTFTRRVPDGDTLARDICDQCGFIAYDNPKIVAGAVVRYGSRILLCKRNIEPGRGRWTLPAGYLENGEAPPEGAMREAFEEASASIVIDSLLAVYTIRRLSQVQLIYRAHLEAPVFAPGPESLAVALFEPHEIPYQDLAFTTVRWALAHADTPGGPFANPDIVDPKGPE, from the coding sequence GTGACGCCCACGTTCACGCGCCGGGTGCCGGACGGCGACACGCTCGCACGCGACATCTGCGACCAATGCGGCTTCATCGCCTACGACAATCCGAAGATCGTCGCCGGGGCGGTGGTGCGATACGGCTCGCGCATCCTCCTGTGCAAGCGCAACATCGAGCCGGGGCGCGGGCGCTGGACGTTGCCTGCAGGCTACCTCGAGAATGGCGAGGCTCCCCCCGAGGGGGCCATGCGCGAGGCCTTCGAGGAGGCGAGCGCGTCCATCGTCATCGACTCGCTGCTGGCGGTCTACACGATCCGCAGATTGTCGCAGGTGCAGCTCATCTACCGCGCCCACCTCGAAGCGCCGGTGTTCGCTCCGGGCCCGGAGAGCCTCGCCGTCGCGCTCTTCGAACCGCACGAAATTCCCTATCAGGACCTCGCCTTCACCACCGTACGCTGGGCCCTCGCCCACGCCGACACGCCGGGCGGCCCCTTCGCCAATCCCGATATCGTCGATCCGAAGGGCCCCGAATAA
- the crtY gene encoding lycopene beta-cyclase CrtY encodes MVQRLIIAGGGLSGVLAAMAFAERGDVAVTLLEAADRLGGAHTWSFYASDLDAAATRLVGPLVAHRWSGYDVRFAGLARALTTPYRTITAASLDRAARERLGERVLLEAPVAALDAAGATLADGTRLPADAVLDARGPTGLAGLALAYQSFVGQEVALAAPHGLRQPTIMDATVDQLGGYRFVYLLPYSPTTLLVEDTYYTETPVLDRDTVAARIAAYAETRGWRIAEVRGEERGALPLVLSGDGAAMWAAAAPAGGAVPIGLRAGLFHPVTSYSLPLAARTAVALSRLAGPLTTQRLRGEVQALVRRHFAATSFERLLNRMLFLAGPPQDRHRILERFHRLPQPLIERFYAGRLRRADQARILMGRPPVPIGGALRAIRARPAAGVSVPRP; translated from the coding sequence ATGGTGCAACGACTGATCATCGCAGGCGGCGGCCTGTCGGGTGTCCTCGCCGCGATGGCCTTCGCCGAGCGGGGCGACGTCGCGGTGACGCTGCTGGAGGCGGCCGACAGGCTCGGCGGCGCGCACACTTGGAGCTTCTATGCCAGCGACCTCGACGCCGCGGCCACCCGCCTCGTCGGCCCGTTGGTCGCACACCGCTGGTCCGGGTACGACGTGCGCTTCGCCGGCCTCGCACGCGCGTTGACGACGCCCTACCGCACGATCACCGCCGCCTCGCTCGACCGCGCGGCGCGCGAGCGGCTCGGCGAGCGCGTCCTCCTCGAGGCGCCCGTCGCCGCGCTCGACGCGGCCGGCGCCACGCTCGCCGACGGCACCCGCCTCCCGGCCGACGCCGTGCTGGACGCGCGCGGTCCCACCGGGTTGGCCGGCCTGGCGCTCGCCTATCAGTCGTTCGTGGGACAGGAGGTGGCCCTCGCCGCGCCGCACGGCCTGCGACAGCCGACGATCATGGACGCCACCGTCGACCAGCTCGGCGGCTACCGCTTCGTCTACCTGCTGCCCTACTCGCCGACGACGCTCCTCGTCGAGGACACCTACTATACCGAGACCCCCGTCCTCGACCGCGACACCGTCGCGGCGCGCATCGCCGCCTATGCCGAGACGCGCGGCTGGCGGATCGCCGAGGTGCGAGGCGAGGAGAGGGGGGCGCTGCCGCTGGTGCTGTCGGGCGACGGGGCGGCGATGTGGGCGGCCGCGGCACCCGCCGGCGGGGCCGTCCCGATCGGCCTGCGCGCCGGCCTCTTTCATCCGGTGACGAGCTACTCGCTGCCGCTGGCGGCCCGCACGGCGGTCGCACTGTCGCGCCTCGCCGGGCCGCTGACGACGCAGCGGCTGCGCGGCGAGGTGCAGGCGCTGGTGCGGCGCCACTTCGCGGCGACCTCGTTCGAGCGGCTCCTCAACCGCATGCTCTTTCTCGCAGGGCCGCCGCAGGATCGGCACCGCATCCTCGAGCGCTTCCACCGCCTGCCGCAGCCGCTGATCGAGCGGTTCTATGCCGGCCGCCTGCGCCGCGCCGACCAGGCGCGCATCCTGATGGGCCGGCCCCCGGTGCCGATCGGCGGTGCGCTGCGGGCGATCCGGGCGCGCCCCGCGGCCGGCGTCAGCGTGCCGCGGCCATGA
- the ccmD gene encoding heme exporter protein CcmD, protein MGDYAAYVISAYAIVFGAVAGLVGWAVVGRIAARRDLARAERSAERIGRAR, encoded by the coding sequence ATGGGTGACTATGCAGCCTACGTGATATCGGCCTACGCGATCGTCTTCGGCGCCGTCGCCGGGCTGGTCGGCTGGGCGGTGGTGGGGCGGATCGCCGCGCGCCGCGACCTGGCGCGCGCCGAGCGGTCGGCCGAGAGGATCGGCCGTGCGCGCTAA
- the ccmC gene encoding heme ABC transporter permease CcmC, with product MSVTSDTAGKRPSIINPGRFAGIADRAVPILAALTAVTLCFGLYLALWASPEDYQQGSTVRIMYIHAPSAYIALMAYVVMTSAALGTLVWRHPLADVAARAAAPIGAAFTLATLASGAIWGKPMWGAWWVWDARLTSMLILFFMYLGLIALSRAIEEPARAARITAIATLIGFINIPIIKFSVDWWNTLHQGASVMRLDGPSMPASMLTPLLVMALAFTLLFMTLHLAEMRTELLRRRARTLRLRAARNAG from the coding sequence ATGTCCGTCACCAGCGACACGGCCGGCAAGCGGCCATCGATCATCAACCCCGGCCGCTTCGCCGGGATCGCCGACCGTGCGGTGCCGATCCTCGCGGCGCTGACGGCCGTCACGCTGTGCTTCGGCCTCTACCTGGCGCTATGGGCCTCGCCCGAGGACTACCAGCAGGGGTCCACCGTGCGGATCATGTATATCCATGCCCCTTCCGCCTACATCGCGCTGATGGCCTACGTGGTGATGACCTCGGCCGCCCTCGGCACGCTCGTCTGGCGCCACCCGCTGGCCGACGTCGCCGCCCGCGCCGCGGCACCGATCGGCGCCGCCTTCACCCTCGCGACGCTCGCCTCCGGCGCGATCTGGGGCAAGCCGATGTGGGGCGCCTGGTGGGTGTGGGACGCGCGGCTGACGTCGATGCTGATCCTCTTCTTCATGTATCTCGGCCTCATCGCGCTCTCCCGCGCGATCGAGGAGCCGGCCCGCGCGGCGCGCATCACCGCCATCGCCACGCTGATCGGCTTCATCAACATCCCGATCATCAAGTTCTCGGTGGACTGGTGGAATACGCTGCACCAGGGCGCCAGCGTCATGCGGCTCGACGGACCGTCGATGCCCGCCTCGATGTTGACGCCGCTCCTGGTGATGGCGCTCGCCTTCACCCTCCTCTTCATGACGCTGCACCTCGCCGAGATGCGCACCGAGCTGCTCCGCCGTCGCGCCCGCACGCTGCGGCTGCGCGCGGCCCGCAACGCCGGCTGA
- a CDS encoding thioredoxin family protein, whose protein sequence is MQRMPSRMLAAAAAILSLSTLASITARADETRPKAVLELFTSQGCSSCPSADRLISGFDGRKDVLAVTLPVKLWDYLGWSDTLATEINTKRQMAYSVARGDRDVYTPQLVVNGEEAMLGSDEAAIERAIKGASLDLPIDLSLRAGVLTIRLGDADIDVENATVWLMVVDDEVHVPVAEGENRGRKLNYYNVVRDMRPVGIWKGRPVTLELPLSDLDKSATSGCVVIAQADTFKGPGRIVGAAALDEIFPARTVGAMEATLPASADTGIR, encoded by the coding sequence ATGCAGCGCATGCCCTCTCGGATGCTGGCCGCCGCCGCGGCCATTCTGAGCCTTTCGACGCTCGCGTCGATCACGGCACGGGCCGACGAAACCCGCCCCAAGGCAGTGCTGGAGCTGTTCACGAGCCAGGGATGCTCGTCCTGCCCCTCGGCGGACCGGCTGATCTCCGGGTTCGACGGGCGCAAGGACGTGCTGGCGGTGACGCTGCCGGTGAAGCTGTGGGACTATCTGGGGTGGTCGGACACCCTCGCCACCGAGATCAACACCAAGCGGCAGATGGCCTATTCCGTCGCGCGCGGCGACCGGGACGTCTACACGCCGCAGCTCGTGGTCAACGGCGAAGAGGCGATGCTGGGGAGCGACGAGGCGGCGATCGAGCGGGCCATCAAGGGCGCCTCGCTTGACCTTCCGATCGACCTGTCCTTGCGTGCCGGCGTCCTGACCATCCGCCTCGGCGACGCCGACATCGACGTCGAGAACGCGACGGTGTGGCTGATGGTGGTGGACGACGAGGTCCACGTGCCCGTCGCAGAGGGCGAGAACCGCGGCCGCAAGCTGAACTATTACAACGTGGTGCGCGACATGCGCCCGGTCGGCATTTGGAAGGGCCGACCGGTGACGCTGGAGCTTCCCCTGTCGGATCTCGACAAGTCGGCCACGTCGGGCTGCGTGGTGATCGCCCAGGCGGACACCTTCAAGGGGCCGGGCCGTATCGTTGGCGCGGCGGCGCTGGACGAGATCTTCCCGGCGCGCACCGTCGGCGCGATGGAGGCGACGCTGCCTGCGAGCGCCGACACCGGCATCCGCTGA
- the ccmA gene encoding heme ABC exporter ATP-binding protein CcmA produces the protein MLSLEVDSLSVERGGRRVFTDLAFRLAEAGAMAVVGANGAGKSTLLRTVAGLIRPACGTVRLDGYDAPAATAMHLVAHQNAIKLPLGAEANVRYWMRTLGAADRDDAAVEAALDRVGLLGLIETPAQLFSQGQRRRLALARLMAVPRPLWLLDEPTAGLDAASRAAFAAMMGEHLAGGGMILAATHEPLGIDTATLDLSAAAARARAQEAA, from the coding sequence ATGCTGTCTCTAGAAGTTGACTCGTTGAGCGTCGAACGCGGCGGCCGGCGGGTGTTCACCGATCTCGCGTTCCGCTTGGCCGAGGCTGGGGCGATGGCGGTCGTCGGTGCCAACGGGGCCGGCAAGTCGACCCTGCTGCGCACCGTCGCCGGACTGATTCGCCCCGCCTGCGGGACCGTGCGCCTCGACGGATACGACGCGCCGGCGGCGACCGCCATGCACCTCGTCGCGCACCAGAACGCCATCAAGCTGCCGCTCGGCGCCGAGGCGAACGTGCGCTACTGGATGCGCACCCTCGGCGCGGCGGACCGCGACGACGCAGCGGTGGAGGCCGCGCTCGATCGGGTCGGCCTGCTGGGGCTGATCGAGACGCCGGCGCAACTCTTCAGCCAGGGGCAGCGGCGGCGCCTGGCGTTGGCGCGGCTGATGGCGGTGCCGCGGCCGCTCTGGCTGCTCGACGAGCCGACCGCGGGGCTCGACGCCGCGTCGCGCGCCGCCTTCGCCGCGATGATGGGCGAGCACCTCGCCGGCGGCGGCATGATCCTCGCCGCCACCCACGAGCCGCTCGGGATCGACACCGCGACGCTCGACCTCTCCGCCGCCGCGGCGCGGGCACGGGCGCAGGAGGCCGCGTGA
- a CDS encoding DsbE family thiol:disulfide interchange protein, translating to MRANRLLLAVPLVLFAALAGVFAVRVGDGQDRAVIPSALIGRGAPATVFAALEPALPGVDPAAFAGKVTLVNIFASWCGPCRIEHPLLVELARTPGLTVVGIDYKDKPEDAVRFLSELGNPYAAVGVDPDGRGAIEWGLTGVPESFLVGPEGRVRAKHVGPLSEEALAGSFGTMMTRLLAERGEAAGS from the coding sequence GTGCGCGCTAACCGCCTCCTCCTCGCCGTGCCGCTGGTGCTGTTCGCGGCGCTGGCGGGCGTGTTCGCGGTGCGCGTCGGCGACGGGCAGGATCGCGCCGTCATCCCTTCCGCGCTCATCGGCCGCGGTGCGCCGGCGACCGTGTTCGCCGCGCTGGAGCCCGCCCTCCCCGGCGTCGACCCCGCGGCGTTCGCCGGCAAGGTGACGCTCGTCAACATCTTCGCCTCGTGGTGCGGGCCGTGCCGGATCGAGCATCCGCTCCTGGTCGAGCTCGCCCGGACACCGGGGCTGACCGTCGTCGGCATCGACTACAAGGACAAGCCCGAGGACGCGGTGCGCTTCCTCTCCGAGCTGGGCAATCCCTACGCCGCCGTCGGCGTGGATCCGGACGGACGCGGCGCCATCGAATGGGGCCTGACGGGGGTGCCTGAGAGCTTCCTCGTCGGGCCGGAGGGGCGGGTGCGGGCCAAGCACGTCGGCCCGCTGAGCGAGGAGGCGCTGGCCGGCTCGTTCGGCACCATGATGACGCGCCTGCTGGCCGAACGCGGCGAGGCCGCCGGCTCGTGA
- a CDS encoding DUF6789 family protein: protein MARAIFAAVIATLVAAGLIYLNGQMAALPPFPLLAEIQTFNARIGMPASDLAAWAAHAILGILVYGVIFALIQPILPGRGLGEGLVFGFITWLAMMVVFAPLTGHELFMRDLDPVLIALSLVFNLVYGAALGIAFAAAGGAGDAAEA, encoded by the coding sequence ATGGCACGCGCAATTTTCGCAGCAGTGATCGCGACCCTGGTCGCGGCCGGCTTGATCTACCTGAACGGGCAGATGGCCGCCCTGCCGCCGTTCCCCCTGCTGGCCGAGATCCAGACCTTCAACGCGCGCATCGGCATGCCGGCCTCCGACCTCGCCGCCTGGGCCGCGCACGCGATCCTCGGTATCCTCGTCTACGGCGTGATCTTCGCGCTGATCCAGCCGATCCTGCCCGGCCGGGGGCTCGGCGAAGGGTTGGTCTTCGGCTTCATCACCTGGCTGGCGATGATGGTCGTCTTCGCCCCGCTCACCGGGCATGAACTCTTCATGCGCGACCTCGACCCGGTCTTGATCGCACTGTCGCTGGTCTTCAACCTCGTCTACGGCGCGGCGCTCGGCATCGCCTTCGCCGCCGCGGGCGGGGCCGGGGACGCGGCCGAAGCCTGA
- the ccmB gene encoding heme exporter protein CcmB, translating into MLAAIYLRDVRLAWSAGGGGGVGVIFFLAVTAVAPFALGPDLPLLARIGPALLWIAMLLALLLGLERLFQADHEDGTLDQLRLADTPLVTVVLAKAAAHWTAAALPLIAATPLAGILLNLSPRLLLVTLASLVVGTPALALIGAVGAALAVTLRRAGVLIAVLVLPLSIPVVIFGVGAVEAASAGRAIGPPFALLGATTLVFAVVGPLAAAAALREAD; encoded by the coding sequence ATGCTCGCCGCGATCTACCTGCGCGACGTGCGGCTGGCGTGGTCGGCGGGGGGCGGCGGCGGCGTGGGGGTCATCTTCTTCCTCGCGGTGACGGCGGTGGCGCCGTTCGCGTTGGGGCCGGACCTGCCGCTGCTGGCCCGCATCGGTCCGGCACTCTTGTGGATCGCGATGCTGCTGGCCCTCCTCCTGGGCCTGGAGCGGCTCTTCCAGGCCGATCATGAGGACGGCACGCTCGACCAGCTGCGCCTCGCCGACACGCCGCTGGTGACGGTGGTGCTCGCCAAGGCCGCCGCGCACTGGACCGCCGCGGCGCTGCCTCTGATCGCCGCGACGCCGCTGGCGGGCATCCTCCTCAACCTCTCGCCGCGGCTCCTGCTGGTGACGCTGGCGAGCCTCGTCGTCGGCACGCCGGCGCTGGCGTTGATCGGGGCCGTGGGCGCGGCGCTGGCGGTGACCTTGCGCCGCGCCGGGGTGCTGATCGCGGTGCTGGTGCTGCCGCTGTCGATCCCCGTCGTCATCTTCGGCGTCGGCGCGGTGGAGGCGGCGAGCGCGGGGCGGGCGATCGGCCCCCCGTTCGCCCTGCTCGGCGCCACCACGCTCGTCTTCGCCGTCGTCGGCCCGCTCGCGGCCGCCGCGGCGCTGCGCGAGGCGGACTGA
- a CDS encoding glycosyltransferase — MKVVFASHGSLGDLVPFLEIGKVLAARGVTVTVATHAAHRRAVAAAGLGFAPMRPDRPGDAGFHARFMHPRRGPAFTYTRYLGPAIGDSDADLSAAASGADVLVSVTLALAAPLVAARTGVAWLSAAFQPAMLYSALDPPKLAMLPLVRGWPAWNRRVLHYAEQGVASWAAPLAAYREAEGLGAYPAHPAFRGQHAPGGVLALYSPLFGPVPGDAPARTRQTGQVLQSGGAPLDPAIAAFLAAGERPVVFTLGSASAHVARRFFVDSARAAARLGVRALLLVGREAGLAEIPARPGLMVAQSAPYHAVFPHAAAVVHQGGIGTIALAMAAGVPMVLVPFAHDQPDNAARAVRAGVARIVPRWRYRVSAAPILAQVLGDASMQATAAALAPRILAERGAERAADAIMAAAR, encoded by the coding sequence GTGAAGGTCGTCTTCGCCAGCCACGGCTCGCTGGGCGACCTGGTGCCGTTCCTCGAGATCGGCAAGGTGCTCGCCGCGCGGGGCGTCACGGTGACGGTGGCGACCCATGCCGCGCATCGGCGCGCGGTCGCCGCGGCGGGGCTCGGTTTTGCGCCGATGCGTCCGGACCGGCCGGGAGACGCGGGCTTTCATGCGCGCTTCATGCACCCGCGCCGCGGCCCCGCCTTCACCTACACCCGCTACCTGGGACCGGCGATCGGCGACAGCGACGCCGACCTTTCCGCCGCCGCGTCGGGGGCGGACGTCCTCGTCAGCGTCACCCTGGCGCTGGCGGCGCCTCTGGTCGCGGCGCGGACCGGGGTGGCGTGGCTGTCGGCCGCGTTCCAGCCGGCGATGCTCTACAGCGCGCTGGATCCGCCGAAGCTGGCGATGCTGCCGCTGGTGCGCGGCTGGCCGGCGTGGAACCGGCGCGTGCTGCATTATGCCGAACAGGGCGTCGCATCATGGGCGGCGCCGCTGGCCGCCTACCGCGAGGCCGAGGGGCTCGGCGCCTATCCGGCCCACCCCGCCTTCCGCGGCCAGCATGCGCCGGGCGGCGTCCTGGCGCTCTATTCGCCGCTCTTCGGCCCGGTGCCGGGCGACGCGCCGGCCCGAACGCGGCAGACCGGCCAAGTGCTGCAGAGCGGCGGCGCGCCGCTGGATCCGGCGATCGCCGCCTTCCTCGCCGCCGGCGAGCGACCGGTGGTGTTCACGCTCGGGTCGGCCTCGGCACACGTGGCGCGACGCTTCTTCGTCGACAGTGCGCGCGCCGCGGCGCGGCTGGGCGTGCGTGCGCTCCTGCTGGTGGGACGCGAGGCGGGGCTCGCGGAGATCCCCGCGCGCCCGGGCCTGATGGTGGCGCAGAGCGCGCCCTATCACGCCGTCTTCCCCCACGCGGCCGCGGTGGTGCACCAGGGCGGCATCGGCACCATCGCGCTCGCCATGGCGGCGGGGGTGCCGATGGTGCTGGTGCCGTTCGCGCACGACCAGCCGGACAATGCCGCGCGGGCCGTGCGGGCGGGCGTGGCGCGCATCGTGCCGCGCTGGCGCTACCGGGTCTCGGCCGCGCCGATCCTCGCCCAGGTCCTCGGCGACGCGTCGATGCAAGCAACGGCCGCGGCGCTCGCCCCCCGGATCCTCGCCGAGCGCGGCGCGGAGCGGGCGGCGGACGCGATCATGGCCGCGGCACGCTGA